AATAGGCCGAGACCATTTAGTGAATGTGATGCGGTCGTTTATTTTTTCTACGGCACCACTTCCCATGATTTCGAAACTTGCTTCCTATTCTCTCAAACTCCTTAGTTCGATGGACAAAGAAAGGGAAGATTTATTAAAAATTGCCGAATCGCTAAAAAGTTCTTTAGTGAGAAATGGGTTTTCCATCACTGAGTCCACTTCCCATATCATTCCTCTCCTTCTTGAAACTGAGAAAGAAGCCTTGTTTTATGCTACCGGATTACAAGAAAAAGGATTGGATGTTAGAGCGATTCGACCACCAACAGTTCCGACTCCCAGGTTACGAATTAGTTTGAACGCCAAAATAAAGTTAAACGACATTGACCGTTTGGTAGAGGAACTCATTTTAGTTAGAGAGAAATGGCGTTCTCTCTAACTAATTCTATTTCTCAAAATTAAAGAATTTAGGATTCTTCTTCGAGTTTACGGATTTTATCTTTGATTTGATCGGTAGTGGCTTTTAGATCATCGGACTTTGTTTTTTGGTCTGTAACGACGGCTCCGCGGCTTTTTTTGGTTCCGTATTTATAAATTCCAAATAACCCGAAAACGCCTAACGCAAATAAGGTGAAATTGATCCAAGTTCCATCGGGTTGTGCTAAAATTTTGGGGCCAAATCCATAAACGATCGAATCCACCATCCCTTGGTTTCCGTTTTCTTGAAACATCACGACAATGGGATCTTGTAAAACAGAATTCCCAAAACCATTTTCCATTTTAGAAATGATTTCCTCTTCCTTCATTCCGTCTTTGATTCGGTTTTCAATAAAGGTTTTTAGGTAACTGGAGGCAGCACACATATTGAAAGAACAAGACTGGATGGGAAGACTTGGCAAACAAATACAACGAATTTGTTCTGTTACTTTAAGGAAGGTTTGGATTTGGCCTTCCTCTTTCAGATTGGTAGTTGTTTTTTGAGCCAATAAAAGGGTTGGAAACAAAAAACATAATCCAATTAAAAAGAGTTTGGGAAAACGTCGGTTCATAAATTGTAATCTGGACACTTTAACCAACCGCCTTCTTTTTCTTTTCGCCAATAGGTAAAAGTAAAAATATCCCTGTTAAAAAATAGAGTAAAGATCCAATCCAAATGAGTTTTACAAGTGGATTCACCCAAACCTCTAAGTTCGCCACAATTTGTCTTGGGAAGTTAAGAAAGAATTTTAATTTATCCATTTCACTTCCAGGAGTGAAATAATACTGCATAAACATCAACGGAAGGTCTGGATTTTCTGATTTAAGGTCTGAGGTTTCGATGGCACCAAGTTGGATATAAAAATCTTCTTTGGCCATAGAAAGGATCGCAGGTTCACTTGTTGGAATATGTGTTTCAAAATCTCCTGTTAGGTGGGAGATCTGTGGATAGAATCTACGTTCTGTAGCTAGTTCAGCAAGTTTATCTGTCCCTCGAAAGATAGAGTAGGTTCCCTCTTGAGAAACAATTACGTTTTGAATGTTTGGTTCCCCACCAAGTCCAGAGATTAAAACCGGTTTGAGTTTCAGAGTGGACGCTTCAATTTGATACCCACCAATCATGGCTTTGTCTATAGATTGGTATACAATTTCTTCTGATGTCGGTGGTTGGAGTTCATAAAAGAAACGAACAGATGTATTGATTTTAAATGCATTCCCCGCATATCCAATAAAGATGAGAACGAGTGAAAAATGTACTAAATACCCACCATACCGGCGTTTGTTTTTGAGTAACATCCGGTATCCGGCCACAAAAAGATTTTCGTTTTGAAATTCTTCTCTACGTGCTCTGATTCCTCTGTAATACTCTTGGATGATCCCAGAAATGGTGAACACACCGATAGCAACTGTTAGAACCGAATACACTTCTGCGAGGATATCCCCATACTTACTATCTGGTTTAGTAAAGTTTTGCGAATAAAAAAGGATGTATAGTCCACCACCGATGATTCCAGCGATAAAGGGTTTTAGGAGTGTGGAAAAAAATACAGCTCCGGCACCTTTTCTCCAAGCAAGAAGGGGAGCCGCACCCATCAATAACAAAAGAAAAATTCCAGCAGGAACTCCCCAAGAATTAAACCAAGGCGCTTTGAATTCCTTTCCATAAAGAAGTGGAGAAAAGACACCTAACAAGATAGCAGCTGTAGAAAGAACAAGTAAAAAGTTGTTTAAAAGGAAACTTCCTTCTTTGGAAGTGATGGCTTCTAAATTTCTTTCTGGTGTGAGATGTTTTCTTCTATAAATTACAAAACCAGTAAAGAAAAGAAAACTACCAATGATATAAATGATAAAAGGAGTTCCAATGGTTGATTTGGAAAAACTATGGGGACCTTCTAAAACTCCGGAACGAGTGATCCAAGTTCCAAGCAAACTAAAGTGAAAGGCAAGGATCACAAGTAACATATTCCAGAACTTTAACATTCCTCTTCGTTCTTGGATGACAACAGAATGCACAAAGGCACTGGTAAGAAGCCATGGCATGAGGGAAGCATTTTCTACTGGATCCCATGCCCAATACCCACCCCAACCTAACTCTTCATAGGCCCATTTTGATCCGAGTAAAATTCCTGTTCCGAGAAAGAACCATGAAAACAAAGTCCATTTACGAATGAACTTCATCCAATCTTCAGAAAGTTGGCCTGACACAAGAGCAGACATGGCAATGGCAAAAGGAATCGATATACTCACATAACCAATGTAAAGGATAGGTGGATGTATGATCATCGCCCAATGTTGGAGAAGAGGGTTTAGGCCCCGGCCTGCGGCTGCTTCGGGAACAAATTCACGAAATGGTTGTGCATCTCCATAAAAAACAGCAAGGAAAGAAAAAAATCCAGAAAGAACTGCAAGGATGAGATTCATCATCGGAATTCGATCTGCAATGGACTTACGGGTTTGCCATAATACAATAAAGGTAAATACGTTAAGAATTAAATTCCAAAATAATAAACTTCCAGAAGACCCTGACCAGATGGATGTCATTTTGTAAAACAGAGGTAGGTGTTCGCTTGAATGCATCACCACATAATAGTTGCTATAGTCAGATCTAACAAGTTGTGTGAGTAAAACGGTAAAAGTAAGGACAATGACAAAAGGATTTGTCATTAGAGCCAAACGACCGAGTTCGATCGCTTTTCTTTCTTGTTTATAAATTCCGTAGATGGTTTGTAATACGGAAAAAATTAAAATGGCGAGAGAGGCAGAGAGAAGGACGGTTCCTAAATTATTCATTTTTCCTCAGCGTATCCCGCTTCATATTTGGAAGCACATTTTGCTTCCACGTGAGAGGCAACAAGAACCCCTCGTTCTAACTTTCCGTCCACTCGAGCCCTTGTCCCTTCCTTGAAGGCATCTGGCAAAAGAGTGGCTCCTGTAAAATAAACAGGAATGATTTGGTCATTTAGCTCCAAATCAAATTTGGCTTTTTTTCCTTCGCGAACAAGACTTCCCACTTTCACAAATCCTCGAACCCGAAGGTTTTGGTCTGAATATTTTGTAGGGTTTGCGGCAAGTTCAGAGGCATCCAAAAGGAGATAGGATGTTTCCTGGGAGGAGAAAAAAGCGATCCCTCCAAGGGAGAGTCCAATGAGAAATAAAAGAGTTAAAAACTTACGATTCATAATTCATTCTTTAGACGGATTCCCGCCTTTCCTCTAGCCTCTCTGATTGCAGGTTTCGGTCAAACAAAAAGGTCATAAAAATAAGGCAGATTTGGAAGCGTTATAAATAGGATTTGGCACGATATACGAAATATCCCACCCATTCTTTGATCGCCATTGTGGTTTGCTCTAAAAATCCTGCAGAAGGAATGTAGAGTTCAAAAGCCCCTGATTGTAGATTGGTGGCGCGGTAGTCTGTCGGATAGGGAACAAAAGAGATTTCTTGTTTTTCAAAACATCCTGCGGCTCGTTTCATATGGAAGGCAGAGGTGATGAGAATGCTCGAGTTTAATTTATTTTCAGCTAAGAGTTTCTTTGTTTCCACTGCGTTCTCATAGGTGTTCCGGGACTTGTTTTCCCAAATTAAATCTTTTTCGGGAACTCCTAGATCCAAAAACAATTCTTTTGCAAGGTCTGCTTCTTTATAAACATCTGCAAAGAGAAGCCCTGATCCACCGGTAAATAAGATTTTTTTCACTTTCCCTGCTTTGTAGATTCGCACAGCATCTGTTAGCCTGTCTGCTGAATCACTGAGCTCAGGTCTACCGGGGTGAGCGGAAATGGTTTGGATCATTCCACCCAATACAATCGCTACCTCGGCTTTCGGAAGGTCCTTAATGGATATGGGAGGAAAGTCTTTTTCCAAAGATTGAACAAGGAAGTTGGCAACAAAGGCATTCGAGGCCAGATATAAAAACAAAATGATTTGGAAGAGTCGAAATTTTCCATGTCCTGATTTTGTTTTGAATAGAAGTAAGATCGCTAAAAGAAAAAAAACAGGCAAAGGGTAAAGTAGGACGGTACCAAATTTGGAGAGTGTAAAGAAAATAGAATCCATGGGGATAAGGATCTATAAGCGATAAAAATCTTACCAGTCTAAATCAGGGCCGAGAACGCCAATCCCACTCCCCCAATACTGAGAAGGATGAGGATACCGTACCGAGATTCCAAAAGGGGAACGAGAATATTTCCAATCGCGGGCAATTTGTTTTCGTTTATGAATTTGTTCTTCGGGAGTGGAGGATTCTACTTGGTTTAGGTATTGTTTGGTGAGTTCGACCCATTCTTTGATGGCAGCAGGATTTTGTTTTTTTAAGTCTTGGATTAAAATTCGAAGTTCGAATTCTGCATCTTCTCTAAGATCTCTAGCTATTTCAGAAACTTCCGCATTGGCTCCAAAAACTGTTTCACTCCCTTCCGTACGATCTACTGTATCACGCCATTTTGCATAGGCTATCATTAGATCTTTTGTCTCATCATACCTAAACATGGTAAAAGAATGATCCTTCCAAATCCCTAAAAACGCAATCGAAAATTCCTAACAGGGAAACTTTGTTTCTGTCTAACTCTCGTGAAGTCCCTATATTTAAGTTCCTTTATCTTTCTTTTTTCCTTGTACTGTTTTGCGGAGACAAATGTTCGTAAGTCCCACCATACAGCAAACGGATTTAAAAATCCAAACCCTAACTTTGAAACCAAAGGGCTTTGGAACGTGTTGGTTTGGCAATTCGAAAGGTTCCGACTGCCTAATAGTTTGGATCCCAAAGATTACCCACCTTTTCCCGTTCTCGAAAATAATGGAATCGATCTAAAAAACAATAGTTCTAAACTTTCTGTGACCTGGGTCGGCCATGCAACGACTCTCATCCAAATTGATGGAGTGAACATTCTGTCCGATCCCATCTGGAGTGAAAGATGTTCCCCAGTAAGTTTTATTGGTCCCAAGCGTTACACCCCGCCGGGAATCAAAATCGAAGACCTTCCCAAGATCGATATTGTGATTCTCTCGCATAACCACTATGATCATACGGATTTGCCTACATTAAAACAATTGGAAGAAAAATTCCAGCCCCTTGTGCTCACTGGGCTTGGTAACAAAAAGCTACTGTTAGGTGAGGGTCTGAAAAATGTGAAAGAAATGGATTGGTGGGATGAAACAAAAGCGAATGATTTATCCATCACTTTCACTCCCACCCAACATTTTAGTGGCCGGGGAATCCTCGATCGGAATGAGACCCTCTGGGGGAGTTATCTCATTTCAGGGAAAAAGGAGAAGGTTTACTTTGGGGGAGATACAGGATACTACTCCCACTTTCGGGAAATTGGGGAAAGGTTTGGATCGATTGATGTAGCCATTTTACCAGTGGGTGCGACCGAACCACGCTGGATGATGCAGCCCGTCCATGTGGATCCCAAGGAAACCGTCCAAGCTTTTGTCGACTTGAAGGCCAAGTATTTGGTTCCTATGCATTATATGACCTTTGTTCTCTCGGATGAACCCTTGGATTCTCCTGTGCCCCGCACCAAAGAGGAGCTAAAACGATCGGGAATCTCCGAAGGACAATTCGTTCCTTTAAAAATTGGGGAGTCTCGGTTTTTTTAGTTCCAAGAGGTTTCTATTTTAGATAAGCTGTCCTAAAAAAAATAGGATGGTGAGCATGTTGAAGAAGCTTCTCACAACGATAGTATTCCTGGTTTGTTTGTCTGTGACAACGGCCGGTTTATTTGCGGAAGACCCAACTCCGGTTCAGGCGCAGACAACCACTCAGGAAGAAACAGGACATTCGTCTCATGGCGAATCAGTACATCAGGAATTACCGTATTGGTCGGTTTTGCCTTTTGTTGCCATTTTACTTTCCATTGCAATCTTACCGGTTGCTTCTCACAAAACTTCTCATTGGTGGGAAGACAATAATAACAAATTGATCCTTGCTGTGGGACTTGGAGCCATTTCCTTTGTGGTTCTTCTCGTTTATGGTTACAGCCATAATATTGTTCACACAGTGTTTTTTGATTATATTCCTTTTATCATTTTGCTTGGATCTTTGTTTTATATTTCCGGTGGAATTGTGATCAAAGGAGACATCCATGCAACACCACTGAACAACACCTTGTTTTTGTTAATCGGTGCGGGTCTTGCTTCCTTTATTGGAACTACAGGGGCATCGATGTTACTCATTCGTCCTTTGTTAAAAACAAATAGCGAAAGAAAACATGTGGTACATACTGTTGTGTTCTTTATCTTTCTTGTTTCCAACATTGGTGGGTCACTCACTCCACTTGGAGATCCTCCACTTTTCCTTGGATATTTGAAAGGAGTTCCTTTCACTTGGACATTCAAACTATTACCTGAGATGTTGTTTGCGACTGTAATTTTACTAACTGTTTATTTTGTTTGGGACACATTCGCTTACAAAAAAGAAACAAAAAAAGATATCAAAAAAGACGATAAACTTGCAGTACCATTCTCTATTGGTGGTCAGGTGAACTTTATTTGGTTACTTGGTGTGATTTTGGCTGTTGCTTTCTTAAACAGTAACTACATCCCAGAAATCAATAATACTCCTTCCCTTGGATTTATCCGTGAAGCAGTACTCCTCGTTCTCATTGGTCTTTCTAAGTTCACTTCTAAAGAAGAGAACCGTAAGTTTAACAACTTCACTCTGCATCCAATCCAGGAAGTGGCTTACCTCTTTATCGGAATTTTCATCACGATGATTCCCGCGCTCGTACTTCTCGAAGCGCATGGTAAAGAACTCGGAATCACTCAAAACTGGCAATTTTTCTGGGCAACAGGGGCTTTCTCTTCGGTTCTAGACAATGCACCAACTTACCTCACCTTTGGTTCGTTAGCTTCTGGACTCCTCACTCCAGCAGGGGCAGCAGCTCCTCTCACACTTGGTCAGTTCATTGGAAATGTCCAAGCAGAAGAAATTCTAAAAGCCATTTCTGTGGGTGCGGTGTTTATGGGTGCGAATACCTATATCGGTAACGCTCCTAACTTTATGGTGAAATCAGTTGCTGAAGAAAACAAAGTAAAAATGCCATCCTTTGGTGGATACTTAGCATATTCTATGGGAATCTTGATTCCTGTGTTTATTCTAATTACTTTTGTATTTTTCGTTTAAAATTTTGAATGGCCGGGGAGTTCTCCCCGGTTTTCTCGTTTTCTATTATCTCAAACTCATTAAGATCTTTCATTTCAATGATCGGCAATAAATTCAGATCATACCTTTTCCCTTTCAATTCTGTTTGTTATTTGAATCATAGGATTTCGAAATTTCATACGAGATGATTCTCGTATTGAAAACCTGGATTGAGAAATCCAAGTTTTCATGGTAGGCCTTGAGTTTTTTTATGTTTCTTTTTTCTCTTGTAGCGATTCCAATTTGTTCAGACCAAATCCAAGCACAAGTCCTAGAATCAGTGCTGCCAGTGGAATTTGCGCTTCTGCAAAATCACTTGGCAAAACGTTCTTTGCTGTTGCAATTTGAATGTCTCGTTTCACTTCACCTGACCTACCAACAATTGCTTGGCCATTGGCATAATCTTTGAACGGCCAAAGGATAAAGAAAGATCCGAGGATGAGTCCAAGTAAAAATGTCATGGTATGTGACTTGTATTTTGCAAATAACCATTTTACAAAATGAGTAAAAATAAGAAGTCCGAGTAAACATCCAATTCCAAAGGCTGCAAGAAAAATAATGGAACTTGGTTCCAGGATGGTCGAAAGTTTTCCAATCACAATTTGGTATTCACCGAGTACAAGCATGATATAAGATCCAGAGATCCCTGGTAGAATCATTGCGGAAATGGCAACGGCTCCTGTCAGGAAGGCAATGAGTGGGTTCTCTGATCCAGAAGAATCACCCATAAAGAAACTCGGAACAATCGTCAGTAGAATTCCTGGAATGAGGAACAACCAAACAAACACAGTATGTTTTTCAATGAGTTTATAAGGAACTGCAAGAGAAGGGAAGATCAGTCCAATAAAAAGTGCAAGTGTTGCTTGCGGGTGGTTTTGCAGTAAGAACTGAATGAGTTTGGCTCCTGAGACTACGGAAAGCAGTAGACCAATCCCGAGAAATACAAGGAACCAGAAATCAATCCGTTTCATTTCGTCAGCAAAACGTTTTCTTACATCTTCTTTCCAGAATCCAAATACTAAAGCTAACGACACTTTGATGGTATCTAAGTTTAGAGATGTAATGGCTGTGATCAGCCTGTCATAAAGTCCGAGGATGAGGGCAAAGGTTCCTCCGGAAACACCGGGAATGAGATTGGCAATCCCGATGAGAAAGCCATTGAGAAGGCAGAATAGAATTTCTTTTTTCGATAGAGGCATAAAGGAAAGAATGGGAGTACAAAGACTTTATGCAAGGTTTTTTCTAGGGATAAGACTCCAGAGGACTCCATAACTAATGATTGAAAAAAGGAATAAGATGACGAATGTACGAAGATTAGAAATTCCATTTGTTTTCAATTGAAAATGGATACAGACAATCGCCAAATTTAGAATGGAGAAAATTCCGAGAGATCCGATTTTTCCTAGTTTGGTTTCTGTAATCCTTTGGTAGAGATGTTCTCTGTGGGCAGAGAAAAGATGTTTCTTTTGGAAAAATCTTTTGATGAGGATAAAAATTCCATCCAACCAAAAGTAGGGGAATAAATAAAAAAAAGAGGTAATGTCCCAAACTTCTGAATTTGGTTTTTCCCATTTCCCAACAAACAATGGTAAAACCATGACTAAAAATCCTAAGGCCAAAGACCCACTGTCTCCCATAAACAATTTTGCTCTTGGAAAATTGTAAAATACAAACCCAAACATAGAAACAAAAAGGATTAAATACAAACGATACCCCAGATGATCCATGGCATAAAAATGGGGAGAAACGAGACTTAAGGAAAAATAGGAAAGAAACAGAGTTGTGACTAGATACCAGTCCATCCCATCCATAAAGTTAACGAGATTGACCGCAAACACGATAAAGATTGTGAGAAGAAGGATTTCTAAGGGTTTAACAAAAGTGATTCCGAAAATCCATTGAACTTCTGGGTCCACAAACACTAAAAATACTGCAACTAGTGTTAATTCTAAAAACAATCGGAGTTTGGGACTTAAGTGATATAAATCATCTACAAATCCTAAAATACAAAATAATAAAACACCAGCTAACAAAAGATAAAGATCTGTTCTGACGGAAGAACCCTCAGGCAATGGCAGGAAATTGTCGCCATTCGGGAAAAAAAGGAAACCAATCACCGAAAGAAGGAAAATGGGGATAAAAAACATTCCCCCAGATTTTTTGGTGACCACGTCATGCAGGCTTCTTTCGTTTGGCACATCTTTGACCCCAAAACGGGAATAAACATAGAATGTATGTAAAATTAGGCTAAGAACTGCAAGAATGGCGAAGATTGGCAGGAAAAAAGAGACCATTTTCGCAAAGTTTATCGGTACGGGGTCTTTTGGCAGTTTTTTATTGCAAAATTCCGTCCCTCTTCGATGTTTAATTTATGTTTCAGGGCGTTTATACCGCGGTCATCACCCCCTTCCGCCAGGGGAAAATCGATTATGATAGTTATTTTAAAATCCTAGAAAACCAAATCCGTTCCGGAGTGGCGGGTGTGGTTCCTTGTGGGACAACGGGAGAATCTCCCACCCTTTCTTATGAGGAACATAAGGAACTCATTCAAAAGACCGTCCAAGTAGTGGCAGGAAAAATCCAAGTCATTGCCGGTACTGGATCCAACTCTACAAAAGAGGCCATCGAACTCACTGAGTCGGCTTGTGCTGATGGGGTGGATGGAATTCTTTCGGTAAATCCTTATTATAACAAACCCACACAAGAAGGAATGTATCGCCACTTCACAGAAATTGCCAATGTCTCTTCTAAACCGGTGATGTTGTACAATATTCCGGGAAGAACAAATGTGAATCTACTCCCCGAAACGGTAGCAAGACTTGCGGCCCATCCAAAAATTGCGGCAATCAAAGAAGCGACTGGTGATTTAGGGCAAATGGCGAAAGTCATTGCGGCTACACCAGCTAACTTTGATTTATTGTCGGGAGATGATAATCTTACACTTCCTGTATTGTCTATCGGTGGAAAGGGAGTTGTTTCAGTTGTTTCCAATCTTTTCCCCCGTGCTTGTGTGGATATGGTGTCCTTATATTTACGTGGAGATTTGGAAGCATCTAAAAAGATTTATTACAAACTTCTTCCTGTGTTTATTAATGCGTTTATTGAAACCAATCCTATTCCAATCAAAGCCGCTATGAGTTGGTTTGGGTATTGCGAAAATGAACTTCGTCTTCCGATGACTGCTTTGTCTGAAGGATCTCCTGCGGATGCTTTCAAAAAGACCGTATTCCAACTCAAAGAGGAAGGCATTGTCTAAGATCAAAGTTGGTGTCATAGGTGCCGGAGGAAGGATGGGGAAGGCCATCATCCAAGTCTTATCTCTTTCCAAAAAATCAGAGTTAAGTGCAGCTGTTGTGAGAGAGGGAGCTGTGTATGCAGGTTTTGATTCTGGTAATCATGCGGGAATCAAAGAGACTGGGATTTTACTTTCCACTGATTTGGGGAAAGCATGTGAGGCATCAGATGTCCTCATTGATTTTAGCACCCATACGGGATTTGAGTCCATTCTGAATGCAGCATTGGCAAATAAAAAACCTTTGGTGATTGGTACAACTGGTCTGACAGATTCTGATAAAGCCCTCATCCAATCGGCGGCAACTTCCATTCCTATTGTTTTTTCACCAAATATGTCTGTGGGTGTGAATCTGTTATTCAAACTAACTGAGATCGCAGCAAAAGTGTTAGACGAAGATTTTGATGTAGAGGTTTTAGACATCCACCATCGCCATAAAAAGGATGCACCGTCTGGAACGGCCATGTATTTAAAAGAAGTTCTTTTGAATGCCACCAAACGTTCGGAAGAAAACGTGATTTATGGTCGCCATGGGATGTATTCCGAAAGAGACCAAAAAGAAATCGCCATGCATACGATGCGAGCAGGCGAAGTGGTCGGAGAACATACCGTATATTTTTTAAGTTCAGAAGAACGAATTGAAATCACTCACAAAGCACAAGATCGTAAAACATTTGCTAGTGGGGCGGTCAAAGCCGCTGAGTTCTTACATGGCAAATCCAAAGGCCTCTATAATATGTTTGATGTGTTAGGAATCTAAATTGGATTTTTTTCGAGGATTATATATCATTCCATGGAGTAAAAATTATATCTCCATATCATTGGATGTAATCATCGTTGCGTTTTTAATTTATAAAACTTACACTACCCTTCGTAGGACAAGGGGGATCCAACTCCTTCTGGGTGTTGGAATCATTTGGATTTCGGGAAGTCTTGCCGAATATTTAGGTTTTGAACTTCTCGAATGGATTTTGACAAATATCAGACCCGCTCTTGTGTTTGCGATCATCGTACTTTTACAACCGGAGTTACGTAGGCTAACAGGAGATTTGGCAAGGATTCGCCTTCTTCGGTTATTCTTTTTAAAACCAACATTCGACTTAGATCCTATTGTGGAAGCGGTTCGGATCATGTCTCAAGAGAAAACCGGATCCATCATTGTCCTTGTGAAAGACATTAGTTTAAAGGACATTTCTGAAAATGCCGTTCCTTTGGATGCACAAGTCACTTCAGAAGTATTACAAACCATTTTCTTTAAAAATTCCCCGCTCCATGATGGGGCAGTCATTATCGAACAAAATCGAATTATTTGTGCAGCGTCTTATTTGCCTATGAGTAGTTCCGTGGAAATTGCAACA
This genomic window from Leptospira brenneri contains:
- a CDS encoding cytochrome c-type biogenesis protein CcmH, giving the protein MNRRFPKLFLIGLCFLFPTLLLAQKTTTNLKEEGQIQTFLKVTEQIRCICLPSLPIQSCSFNMCAASSYLKTFIENRIKDGMKEEEIISKMENGFGNSVLQDPIVVMFQENGNQGMVDSIVYGFGPKILAQPDGTWINFTLFALGVFGLFGIYKYGTKKSRGAVVTDQKTKSDDLKATTDQIKDKIRKLEEES
- a CDS encoding heme lyase CcmF/NrfE family subunit, with translation MNNLGTVLLSASLAILIFSVLQTIYGIYKQERKAIELGRLALMTNPFVIVLTFTVLLTQLVRSDYSNYYVVMHSSEHLPLFYKMTSIWSGSSGSLLFWNLILNVFTFIVLWQTRKSIADRIPMMNLILAVLSGFFSFLAVFYGDAQPFREFVPEAAAGRGLNPLLQHWAMIIHPPILYIGYVSISIPFAIAMSALVSGQLSEDWMKFIRKWTLFSWFFLGTGILLGSKWAYEELGWGGYWAWDPVENASLMPWLLTSAFVHSVVIQERRGMLKFWNMLLVILAFHFSLLGTWITRSGVLEGPHSFSKSTIGTPFIIYIIGSFLFFTGFVIYRRKHLTPERNLEAITSKEGSFLLNNFLLVLSTAAILLGVFSPLLYGKEFKAPWFNSWGVPAGIFLLLLMGAAPLLAWRKGAGAVFFSTLLKPFIAGIIGGGLYILFYSQNFTKPDSKYGDILAEVYSVLTVAIGVFTISGIIQEYYRGIRARREEFQNENLFVAGYRMLLKNKRRYGGYLVHFSLVLIFIGYAGNAFKINTSVRFFYELQPPTSEEIVYQSIDKAMIGGYQIEASTLKLKPVLISGLGGEPNIQNVIVSQEGTYSIFRGTDKLAELATERRFYPQISHLTGDFETHIPTSEPAILSMAKEDFYIQLGAIETSDLKSENPDLPLMFMQYYFTPGSEMDKLKFFLNFPRQIVANLEVWVNPLVKLIWIGSLLYFLTGIFLLLPIGEKKKKAVG
- a CDS encoding cytochrome c maturation protein CcmE — translated: MNRKFLTLLFLIGLSLGGIAFFSSQETSYLLLDASELAANPTKYSDQNLRVRGFVKVGSLVREGKKAKFDLELNDQIIPVYFTGATLLPDAFKEGTRARVDGKLERGVLVASHVEAKCASKYEAGYAEEK
- a CDS encoding YdcF family protein, with protein sequence MDSIFFTLSKFGTVLLYPLPVFFLLAILLLFKTKSGHGKFRLFQIILFLYLASNAFVANFLVQSLEKDFPPISIKDLPKAEVAIVLGGMIQTISAHPGRPELSDSADRLTDAVRIYKAGKVKKILFTGGSGLLFADVYKEADLAKELFLDLGVPEKDLIWENKSRNTYENAVETKKLLAENKLNSSILITSAFHMKRAAGCFEKQEISFVPYPTDYRATNLQSGAFELYIPSAGFLEQTTMAIKEWVGYFVYRAKSYL
- a CDS encoding MBL fold metallo-hydrolase — its product is MKSLYLSSFIFLFSLYCFAETNVRKSHHTANGFKNPNPNFETKGLWNVLVWQFERFRLPNSLDPKDYPPFPVLENNGIDLKNNSSKLSVTWVGHATTLIQIDGVNILSDPIWSERCSPVSFIGPKRYTPPGIKIEDLPKIDIVILSHNHYDHTDLPTLKQLEEKFQPLVLTGLGNKKLLLGEGLKNVKEMDWWDETKANDLSITFTPTQHFSGRGILDRNETLWGSYLISGKKEKVYFGGDTGYYSHFREIGERFGSIDVAILPVGATEPRWMMQPVHVDPKETVQAFVDLKAKYLVPMHYMTFVLSDEPLDSPVPRTKEELKRSGISEGQFVPLKIGESRFF
- a CDS encoding sodium:proton antiporter translates to MLKKLLTTIVFLVCLSVTTAGLFAEDPTPVQAQTTTQEETGHSSHGESVHQELPYWSVLPFVAILLSIAILPVASHKTSHWWEDNNNKLILAVGLGAISFVVLLVYGYSHNIVHTVFFDYIPFIILLGSLFYISGGIVIKGDIHATPLNNTLFLLIGAGLASFIGTTGASMLLIRPLLKTNSERKHVVHTVVFFIFLVSNIGGSLTPLGDPPLFLGYLKGVPFTWTFKLLPEMLFATVILLTVYFVWDTFAYKKETKKDIKKDDKLAVPFSIGGQVNFIWLLGVILAVAFLNSNYIPEINNTPSLGFIREAVLLVLIGLSKFTSKEENRKFNNFTLHPIQEVAYLFIGIFITMIPALVLLEAHGKELGITQNWQFFWATGAFSSVLDNAPTYLTFGSLASGLLTPAGAAAPLTLGQFIGNVQAEEILKAISVGAVFMGANTYIGNAPNFMVKSVAEENKVKMPSFGGYLAYSMGILIPVFILITFVFFV
- a CDS encoding DUF368 domain-containing protein → MPLSKKEILFCLLNGFLIGIANLIPGVSGGTFALILGLYDRLITAITSLNLDTIKVSLALVFGFWKEDVRKRFADEMKRIDFWFLVFLGIGLLLSVVSGAKLIQFLLQNHPQATLALFIGLIFPSLAVPYKLIEKHTVFVWLFLIPGILLTIVPSFFMGDSSGSENPLIAFLTGAVAISAMILPGISGSYIMLVLGEYQIVIGKLSTILEPSSIIFLAAFGIGCLLGLLIFTHFVKWLFAKYKSHTMTFLLGLILGSFFILWPFKDYANGQAIVGRSGEVKRDIQIATAKNVLPSDFAEAQIPLAALILGLVLGFGLNKLESLQEKKET
- a CDS encoding sugar phosphotransferase; translated protein: MVSFFLPIFAILAVLSLILHTFYVYSRFGVKDVPNERSLHDVVTKKSGGMFFIPIFLLSVIGFLFFPNGDNFLPLPEGSSVRTDLYLLLAGVLLFCILGFVDDLYHLSPKLRLFLELTLVAVFLVFVDPEVQWIFGITFVKPLEILLLTIFIVFAVNLVNFMDGMDWYLVTTLFLSYFSLSLVSPHFYAMDHLGYRLYLILFVSMFGFVFYNFPRAKLFMGDSGSLALGFLVMVLPLFVGKWEKPNSEVWDITSFFYLFPYFWLDGIFILIKRFFQKKHLFSAHREHLYQRITETKLGKIGSLGIFSILNLAIVCIHFQLKTNGISNLRTFVILFLFSIISYGVLWSLIPRKNLA
- the dapA gene encoding 4-hydroxy-tetrahydrodipicolinate synthase — translated: MFQGVYTAVITPFRQGKIDYDSYFKILENQIRSGVAGVVPCGTTGESPTLSYEEHKELIQKTVQVVAGKIQVIAGTGSNSTKEAIELTESACADGVDGILSVNPYYNKPTQEGMYRHFTEIANVSSKPVMLYNIPGRTNVNLLPETVARLAAHPKIAAIKEATGDLGQMAKVIAATPANFDLLSGDDNLTLPVLSIGGKGVVSVVSNLFPRACVDMVSLYLRGDLEASKKIYYKLLPVFINAFIETNPIPIKAAMSWFGYCENELRLPMTALSEGSPADAFKKTVFQLKEEGIV